In Trichoderma breve strain T069 chromosome 4, whole genome shotgun sequence, the following proteins share a genomic window:
- a CDS encoding dephospho-CoA kinase domain-containing protein: MLIIGLTGSIATGKSTVSSLLSSPPHSLPIVDADVLAREVVEPGTRGYRAIVKHFGPMAPDLLLPTSDTMPENGPNGKGRPLNRAVLGRLVFGDEPEMQKNRAVLSGIVHPAVRLGMVKMVTTCYLQGYWAVVLDVPLLFESRLDKFCGTTMVVAVTEPETQLKRLMDRNQDLSREDAENRVKSQMDVRLKAKRCLYGGDGKGVVLWNDGSKDELKAVLDEEMRKLKAANPAWWSWLMLGCPPLAVALATWRFWQNTRVEKQWKELQEKEAST, encoded by the coding sequence ATGCTCATCATTGGACTTACTGGGTCCATTGCGACCGGCAAATCAACGGTTTCCTCGCTtctctcatcaccacccCACTCACTTCCCATTGTCGACGCCGATGTCCTTGCTCGAGAGGTTGTCGAGCCCGGCACAAGAGGCTATCGTGCCATCGTCAAGCATTTTGGTCCCATGGCCCCAGACCTGCTTCTTCCAACTTCAGATACCATGCCAGAGAACGGACCCAATGGCAAGGGACGGCCATTGAACAGGGCTGTCCTGGGACGCCTTGTCTTTGGCGATGAGCCCGAGATGCAGAAAAACAGGGCGGTGCTCTCTGGGATTGTCCATCCGGCTGTACGGCTGGGAATGGTCAAAATGGTGACAACCTGTTATCTCCAGGGCTACTGGGCAGTAGTACTCGATGTACCGCTTCTTTTTGAAAGCCGGCTGGATAAGTTCTGTGGAACAACAATGGTGGTTGCCGTGACTGAGCCGGAGACGCAGCTCAAGAGATTGATGGATAGAAATCAAGATCTCAGCAGAGAAGACGCCGAGAACAGGGTCAAAAGTCAGATGGATGTGCGgctcaaggcaaagagatGCCTCTATGGGGGCGATGGAAAGGGGGTGGTGCTATGGAATGACGGATCCAAggacgagctcaaggccgTATTGGATGAAGAGATGCGGAAGCTAAAGGCAGCAAATCCAGCGTGGTGGTCGTGGTTGATGCTTGGATGTCCCCCATTGGCAGTGGCACTGGCAACATGGAGGTTTTGGCAGAATACCAGAGTTGAGAAACAGTGGAAAGAGTtgcaggagaaggaggccagCACTTGA
- a CDS encoding ATP-dependent protease la (LON) substrate-binding domain-containing protein yields MSSQTLVRNQVLSAIVGTLYKDQQVEHLRRQLAIFTREWNNLPIVMWRKMVAPNTTMQLDNFTTGTTGHLKSVRKTLQKAMQQPQRILGIILIMDNPHGKPSHARSPHDKVSQVGVLAHIRRAQWLGEDCRVVVDGISRFTYGNLVLSDGIMTTNTKPFLDTARVSIGLARPMYEIPPPSPNTLNQLTRLSVQDQLRYAYGFVSEMMVHPE; encoded by the coding sequence ATGTCATCACAAACGCTCGTGCGCAATCAGGTCCTCTCGGCTATTGTTGGGACGTTATATAAAGATCAGCAGGTGGAGCACCTGCGTCGGCAGCTTGCAATCTTTACGCGTGAATGGAACAATCTCCCCATTGTGATGTGGAGGAAGATGGTCGCACCTAATACAACCATGCAACTAGACAATTTCACCACGGGAACGACAGGACACCTCAAGTCGGTTCGAAAGACGCTACAAAAAGCAATGCAGCAACCACAACGGATCCTTGGCATAATACTCATCATGGACAATCCGCACGGCAAGCCCTCTCATGCCAGGAGTCCGCACGACAAAGTCTCCCAAGTCGGGGTGCTCGCACACATTCGCCGCGCGCAATGGCTTGGAGAGGACTGCCGCGTAGTGGTAGACGGTATCTCGCGTTTTACATATGGTAATCTCGTTCTTTCCGATGGCATCATGACCACCAATACCAAACCATTCCTAGATACAGCCCGTGTATCAATCGGTCTAGCACGGCCTATGTATGAGATACCACCGCCCTCGCCAAATACTCTGAACCAATTAACACGCCTGTCAGTTCAAGATCAGTTGAGATATGCCTATGGGTTCGTGTCGGAGATGATGGTACATCCTGAGTAG
- a CDS encoding glycosyltransferase like family 2 domain-containing protein produces the protein MDSFHDVSVPQIITKGRHTSWLRMLLHVAGCLLFTPLYWAFAIHCRYPVTLDLILTILLTELNRLVNEGRRLQFYEEDPEPMMPPQDEKSDDGFYDEKKVGFTVTETQIVPQSRLDSMAAVVGWREDPALFTRALESYKNAMHCKFMLVGIDGDDVPDQDMVDVFNNVYPTQSKVIHVPQPLGEVAEQFITKHVSICKQNGQPVNMSECHEIAIRHCFQLARTILEQEKIDLANVRHICLRQRHMHKKGIMFTTFIFALVIADVLGIEFLWSSDSDTLVFPGSIHKTVDAIAHDPTIGGASSGLVVHNGYETTVTNLAATVYWGELYLTRSMPAFTATSDCQSGPSTVFRLAAMPAILIPWYLQKLMGKRMIINEDRHLTTNLLLRGWGVVFASDVLTATDTPTTLARWLKQQVRWARATHIESLLQPKVYLITHPLLFYSMSKREFGPIIAFVATMWYFFTGERLIIVFISDLLVRIVASALYNLFRNPHRLERASLKWIVPGMFFYHLPLPAVHVWSLFTLTADGWGTSMRNSSEMAKKDSVRQAWWETGFFVGWMGVVAGCVARWVATHNEMQEREILAAMVVSFAAAAAVAWRFTIHQTS, from the exons ATGGACTCATTCCACGATGTTTCGGTCCCCCAAATCATCACGAAGGGCCGCCACACTTCATGGCTTCGCATGCTGCTCCATGTTGCTGGCTGTTTGCTCTTCACTCCCCTTTATTGGGCTTTTGCCATCCACTGTCGTTACCCTGTCACGTTAGATCTCATCTTAACTATCCTCCTCACTGAACTGAACCGACTTGTCAATGAAGGCCGAAGACTTCAGTTCTATGAAGAGGATCCAGAGCCGATGATGCCTCCTCAGGATGAGAAGTCTGATGACGGCTTTTACgatgaaaagaaagtagGCTTCACGGTCACGGAGACGCAAATTGTACCGCAGTCGAGGTTGGATAGTATGGCAGCGGTGGTGGGATGGCGTGAAGACCCTGCTTTGTTTACCAGGGCACTGGAGAGTTACAAAAATGCCATGCATTGCAAGTTTATGCTTGTTGGCATTGACGGAGATGACGTGCCTGACCAGGACATGGTCGACGTCTTTAACAAT GTATATCCCACCCAGTCAAAGGTTATCCATGTTCCCCAGCCTCTCGGCGAGGTGGCAGAGCAGTTCATTACCAAGCATGTTTCCATCTGCAAGCAAAACGGTCAGCCCGTCAATATGAGCGAGTGCCATGAGATTGCCATTCGGCACTGCTTCCAGCTTGCCCGAACCATCCTCGAGCAGGAAAAGATCGACCTCGCCAATGTACGCCATATATGCCTCCGCCAACGTCACATGCACAAGAAGGGTATCATGTTCACTACGttcatctttgctcttgTCATCGCCGACGTCCTGGGCATCGAGTTCTTGTGGTCTTCCGACTCGGACACTTTGGTATTCCCCGGCTCTATCCACAAGACTGTCGACGCCATCGCCCACGACCCTACGATTGGCGGCGCCAGTTCCGGACTCGTCGTTCATAATGGATACGAAACTACTGTGACAAATCTCGCCGCCACGGTCTACTGGGGCGAGCTGTACCTGACCCGTTCAATGCCTGCTTTCACTGCCACGAGCGACTGCCAGAGCGGTCCTAGCACCGTATTTCGTCTCGCCGCGATGCCCGCAATTTTGATCCCTTGGTATCTCCAGAAGCTGATGGGGAAGCGCATGATTATCAACGAAGACCGCCACCTCACCACCAACCTCCTCCTGCGCGGCTGGGGCGTTGTGTTTGCTTCCGACGTTCTGACTGCTACCGACACTCCTACGACACTGGCGCGCTGGCTGAAGCAGCAAGTCCGGTGGGCGCGCGCCACGCACATTGAGTCTCTGCTACAGCCCAAAGTCTACCTCATCACGCACCCTCTGCTCTTCTATAGCATGAGCAAGCGCGAGTTTGGtcccatcatcgccttcgTTGCCACTATGTGGTACTTTTTCACTGGCGAGCGACTCATcattgtcttcatctccgACCTGCTTGTGCGTATCGTGGCCAGCGCCCTGTACAACCTCTTCCGCAACCCGCACCGCTTGGAACGGGCCTCTCTCAAATGGATTGTCCCTGGCATGTTCTTCTACCACCTGCCACTGCCCGCCGTCCACGTCTGGAGCCTGTTTACCCTGACGGCCGACGGCTGGGGCACGAGCATGCGCAACAGCAgcgagatggccaagaaggacagTGTCAGACAGGCGTGGTGGGAGACGGGCTTCTTTGTGGGCTGGATGGGCGTCGTGGCTGGTTGTGTGGCCAGATGGGTTGCGACTCACAACGAGATGCAGGAGAGGGAGATTTTGGCGGCCATGGTGGTGAGTtttgcggcggctgctgcggtgGCCTGGAGGTTTACTATCCATCAAACGTCATGA
- a CDS encoding gamma-glutamyl cyclotransferase, AIG2-like domain-containing protein, protein MDSQGSQDSQDSTLTITDENRSEILYFAYGSNLSTEQMRQRCPYSTAVGLGKVTGWRWIINARGYANIGKSRMEEDTEESQVYGMLYLLPVEDEERLDRYEGVPWAYEKLHIEAYWVSNRDRVDGEEQRVEEELTPVKVLAYVDRQRVTEGRPKEEYVERMERGIEDAVENWGMSEEYADRVMRRFWVDG, encoded by the exons atgGACTCGCAGGGGAGCCAGGACTCGCAAGACAGCACCCTGACCATTACCGATGAGAACAGGAGCGAGATTCTCTACTTCGCGTACGGAAGCAACTTGTCGACGGAGCAGATGCGGCAGCGATGTCCTTATTCTACAGCCGTCGGATTGGGGAAAGTTACGGGGTGGCGGTGGATTATCAACGCGAGGGGATATGCAAACATT GGGAAGAGCaggatggaagaagacacaGAAGAGAGCCAAGTATACGGCATGCTCTATCTACTACCggtagaagacgaagagcGACTAGACCGATACGAGGGCGTACCCTGGGCCTACGAAAAGCTTCACATTGAGGCTTATTGGGTGAGCAATAGGGATAGGGTCGACGGAGAGGAGCAGCGGGTGGAAGAGGAGTTGACGCCGGTCAAGGTGCTGGCGTATGTTGATAGGCAGCGCGTGACGGAGGGCAGGCCGAAGGAGGAGTAtgtggagaggatggagaggggGATTGAGGATGCGGTTGAGAATTGGGGGATGAGTGAGGAGTATGCGGATAGGGTGATGAGGCGGTTCTGGGTGGATGGATGA
- a CDS encoding protein kinase domain-containing protein, producing MAMLAKSTYPAPLGGGATMVASDYSSGLPTSRRIPAMTGNSHGFSSPTESDFSDSDGPDSVKNWDEDRVCDYLASVKCGEYEKLFRKNHINGENLLEMDKEVLKEMGIDKVGDRVRLFLSIKKLRTKAYANQKKRNRDSFAGLDILPMQSLGGSAMASNPRSAATPSLNKRYSRQVDMSGAGASNHGRPTSRPTSPQPVPDVRTRQQQPQQSQQYATGRGYVAHGSQNPASNTSSGRLMSTHTRNNSSLDGSLMATLPQGQHIIRVISSGGVTKVVKIAECNTCEDVMRVTLRKFGLREDHERNYCFWVLTGIDADPSQCRRLGDTELWRIIKDQRRPERNRLILRRVPAGEPGEAELQRAAAIALEEEQQKHARALESVDKRSQIKVQKVLGESWNEKLQNPLSPVSFAARERNTANAYRELDRPSSPDRNPLRKVGLRQFGGLRPPSELIASDLTSYFPDHAREDIDRTARLSMRRSTRLSKINSRLSVASNLSFASSIQDAPPIPTIADSWLGGSAHVAKLRLQGGRAPTIYSRDSIASSMLGTLQEEASSPTEPNRKSYVSFSDASDTTGLSVTDPEGNTTSTSYYDADGSTGSGSFQEVRQALNEDEDEADEELESFLAGDSWDDNKWMKGALIGQGSFGSVYLALHAVTGELLAVKQVEMPAPGANSQNDSRKKSMIDALKREISLLRELRHPNIVQYLGCSSSAEHLNIFLEYVPGGSVQTMLNSYGALPEPLVRSFVRQILTGLSYLHGMDIIHRDIKGANILVDNKGTIKISDFGISKKLEASNILNGAANNKHRPSLQGSVFWMAPEVVKQTSYTRKADIWSLGCLVVEMMTGSHPFPDCSQLQAIFRIGGGKATPTIPEHASDDAKMFLGQTFELDHNLRPSADELMVSPFLAQIT from the exons atggcaatgcTCGCCAAATCCACGTATCCCGCTCCTCTAGGAGGAGGCGCAACCATGGTCGCAAGCGACTACTCCTCCGGCCTACCGACGTCGAGGAGAATACCCGCCATGACTGGCAACTCGCATGGCTTTTCCAGCCCGACAGAGTCAGACTTCTCTGACTCGGACGGCCCTGATTCCGTCAAGAACTGGGACGAGGACAGAGTCTGCGACTATCTCGCCAGCGTCAAGTGTGGGGAATACGAAAAGCTGTTCCGCAAGAACCACATCAATGGCGAAAAcctgctggagatggacaAAGAAGTCCTCAAAGAGATGGGAATTGACAAGGTTGGCGACCGCGTgcgcctcttcctcagcatcaagaagctgcgaACAAAGGCGTATGCCaaccaaaagaagagaaatagg GATTCGTTTGCTGGACTGGATATCCTCCCTATGCAGAGCCTTGGCGGCTCTGCCATGGCCTCCAACCCACGATCCGCCGCCACTCCGTCTCTCAACAAGCGCTACTCGAGGCAGGTCGACATGTCTGGCGCTGGCGCCTCCAACCACGGAAGACCTACTTCAAGACCTACTTCTCCCCAGCCAGTACCAGATGTGCGAACACGACAGCAACAGCCGCAGCAATCGCAGCAATATGCCACCGGTAGAGGCTATGTAGCTCACGGGAGCCAGAACCCGGCGTCTAATACTTCAAGCGGTCGTCTAATGTCAACTCACACGCGCAACAATTCCAGCTTGGACGGCTCCCTCATGGCTACCCTACCTCAGGGTCAGCACATTATCCGTGTCATTTCCAGCGGCGGCGTTACAAAGGTTGTCAAGATTGCCGAATGTAACACCTGCGAGGACGTCATGCGCGTCACTCTGCGCAAATTCGGTCTCCGCGAAGATCATGAGCGAAACTACTGTTTCTGGGTCCTGACCGGCATAGATGCCGATCCCAGCCAGTGCCGTCGACTGGGCGATACGGAGCTGTGGCGCATCATCAAGGACCAGCGGAGACCGGAGAGGAACCGTTTGATTCTCAGAAGAGTACCAGCTGGAGAGCCCGGCGAGGCAGAACTCCAGCGCGCTGCCGCCATTGCCctagaagaagagcagcagaagcacgCGCGAGCGCTAGAGAGCGTAGATAAAAGGAGTCAGATCAAGGTGCAGAAAGTCTTGGGCGAGAGTTGGAATGAGAAGCTTCAAAACCCCCTGTCGCCCGTCTCATTCGCAGCCCGAGAGCGAAACACGGCAAATGCGTATAGAGAGCTGGACCGACCCTCCTCGCCTGATCGCAACCCGCTAAGAAAGGTAGGACTGCGGCAGTTTGGAGGACTCCGGCCGCCGAGCGAGCTCATCGCATCAGATCTGACATCGTATTTCCCCGACCACGCCCGCGAGGACATTGACCGGACCGCCAGGCTTTCCATGAGAAGATCAACCCGCTTGAGCAAGATTAATAGCCGACTTAGTGTGGCGAGCAATTTGAGTTTTGCTTCGAGCATCCAGGATGCCCCTCCCATCCCTACCATTGCGGACTCTTGGCTGGGTGGAAGCGCCCATGTGGCCAAACTTCGTCTCCAGGGCGGGCGAGCCCCAACGATTTATAGCAGAGATTCGATTGCCTCGTCGATGCTCGGAACTCTGCAAGAGGAGGCGTCGTCGCCCACAGAGCCAAACCGCAAGTCATACGTCTCGTTTTCGGACGCAAGCGACACCACTGGGCTCAGCGTCACCGACCCCGAAGGCAACACAACAAGCACGAGCTACTATGATGCGGATGGGTCCACTGGCTCCGGCTCCTTCCAGGAGGTTCGGCAGGCCCtcaacgaggacgaggacgaggctgacgaagagctggagagtTTCTTGGCGGGAGATTCGTGGGATGACAACAAATGGATGAAGGGAGCGCTGATTGGACAGGGATCCTTTGGCAGCGTGTACCTGGCGTTGCACGCAGTGACGGGAGAGCTGCTAGCTGTGAAGCAGGTCGAGATGCCAGCACCCGGCGCAAACAGCCAAAACGATAGCCGAAAGAAGAGCATGATTGATGCCCTGAAGCGCGAAATCAGCCTCCTCCGAGAGCTCCGACATCCCAACATTGTGCAATACCtgggctgcagctcttctgcTGAGCACCTCAACATTTTCCTCGAGTACGTCCCTGGTGGCTCGGTCCAGACCATGCTCAACTCGTATGGCGCCCTGCCCGAACCCCTGGTTCGCAGCTTTGTGAGGCAGATTTTGACGGGTTTGTCGTACCTGCACGGCATGGACATTATCCACCGAGACATCAAGGGTGCCAACATCCTAGTGGACAACAAGGGCACAATCAAGATTTCTGATTTTGGTatctccaagaagctggaagcGTCCAACATCCTCAATGGAGCCGCCAACAACAAGCACCGACCTTCCCTTCAGGGATCGGTGTTTTGGATGGCGCCCGAGGTCGTCAAGCAGACTTCATACACGCGCAAGGCTGACATTTGGTCTCTGGGATGTctggtggtggagatgatgactggTTCGCACCCGTTCCCGGATTGCAGTCAGCTTCAGGCCATTTTCAGGATCGGTGGCGGGAAAGCAACTCCCACCATACCGGAGCATGCTAGTGACGATGCAAAGATGTTCCTGGGCCAGACCTTTGAGCTGGACCACAATCTGCGGCCAAGCgctgatgagctgatggTCAGCCCTTTCCTCGCCCAGATTACTTAG
- a CDS encoding prephenate dehydratase domain-containing protein, giving the protein METIQRPVVSFLGPIASYSHQAVRQVFPESTWELRPAATIDDVFDQVQFGEVKAGVVPIENSTNGSVVFTLDNLADRNGRYKDITVDGEIFVDVHHCLVGHRNPSPVLELEDHGDGSGTCTPTLTDPRPSKPKSKPLANLRHIKRLYSHPQAFGQCNAFISTYLKGVEIFDVSSTSKAAEIVSQDTTGTWAAISSELAANLMQGLDMLARSIEDRDDNTTRFLIIGKNTTVPKDWNLVKQSVGEASTRTLISFTVPHTSPGALAEVLSGFKAHNLNLTSINSRPSLLAPFQYIFFIEFEGSKYDDPDGRVKGALDNIDRVAQSWRLLGSWERYK; this is encoded by the exons ATGGAGACAATTCAGAGGCCCGTTGTCAGCTTTCTGGGCCCTATTGCCTCATATTCGCATCAG GCAGTCCGCCAGGTGTTTCCAGAATCAACGTGGGAACTGAGGCCTGCGGCAACGATAGATG ACGTCTTTGACCAGGTTCAATTCGGAGAGGTGAAAGCCGGCGTGGTCCCCATTGAAAATTCTACAAATGGCTCAGTCGTCTTCACCCTCGATAATCTCGCCGACCGCAATGGCCGGTACAAAGACATTACCGTCGACGGCGAGATCTTTGTCGACGTACATCACTGCCTGGTGGGACACAGAAATCCATCCCCcgtgctggagctggaagacCATGGAGACGGATCTGGCACCTGCACTCCTACTCTCACGGACCCGCGCCCGTCgaagccaaagtcaaagcccCTCGCCAATCTGAGACACATCAAGAGGCTCTACTCTCACCCTCAGGCGTTCGGCCAGTGCAACGCCTTCATCTCGACGTACCTCAAGGGCGTTGAGATTTTCGACGTCAGCTCGACTAGCAAGGCTGCCGAGATTGTGAGCCAGGACACAACCGGCACCTGGGCGGCCATTTCCAGCGAGCTTGCTGCCAACCTCATGCAGGGCTTGGATATGTTGGCCAGGTCTATCGAGGACCGTGACGACAACACCACCCGCTTCCTTATTATCGGGAAGAACACGACTGTGCCCAAGGACTGGAATCTAGTGAAACAGTCGGTGGGAGAGGCCAGCACCAGGACTCTTATATCGTTCACAGTACCTCACACGTCCCCGGGTGCCCTGGCCGAGGTCTTGAGCGGCTTCAAGGCCCATAATCTAAACCTCACGAGCATCAACAGCAGACCCAGCCTGTTGGCTCCATTTCAGTACATCTTCTTTATTGAATTCGAGGGCAGCAAATACGATGACCCAGATGGAAGAGTAAAGGGGGCGTTGGATAACATTGATCGGGTCGcgcagagctggagattaCTTGGGAGCTGGGAAAGATACAAGTAG
- a CDS encoding transcriptional regulation of mitochondrial recombination domain-containing protein yields the protein MNSASRPGQGQLLGLLRSGVRFAHTGRPRGAAAGSKDAESHGENIWVFAHRRSEQVIYSFTKQLDGFHGLKQLPFNGKKTKPAKLRKDYWSPLAHIRFQPGQGSVGRSVFQKLRELKHLHEVAWTDELRHKRPEEYTSQDKKKIAEEKEKGFDYQPIRSKQERGIALNAQKQNAIADMASVLAGEGRGNKVLTAEAEGGEKELVDVTISWANDQDKKYAESWSKNVTHSLFEAPTYTSGEPEKPVTKAAA from the exons ATGAATTCCGCCTCGCGACCCGGCCAGGGCCAATTGTTGGGCCTTTTGAGATCCGGAGTGCGGTTTGCACACACGGGCCGGCCACGAGGGGCTGCGGCAGGATCCAAAGACGCTGAGAGCCATGGAGAGAATATCTGGGTGTTTGCCCATAGAAGATCAGAGCAGGTCATTTACAGCTTCACCAAGCAATTGGAT GGGTTCCATGGCCTGAAGCAGTTGCCGTtcaacggcaagaagaccaagcCTGCAAAGCTTCGAAAAGACTACTGGTCACCGCTTGCCCACATCCGATTCCAGCCCGGCCAAGGATCCGTCGGCCGCTCAGTATTTCAAAAACTGCGAGAGTTGAAGCACCTCCACGAGGTTGCATGGACAGACGAGTTGCGACACAAGCGACCGGAAGAGTACACCAgccaggacaagaagaagattgccgaggagaaggaaaagggatTCGACTACCAACCAATCCGGAGCAAGCAGGAACGTGGAATCGCTCTCAATGCCCAGAAGCAAAATGCGATTGCCGATATGGCATCCGTTTTGGCAGGCGAGGGTCGTGGCAACAAGGTCTTGACCGCGGAGGCTGAAGGAGGCGAGAAAGAGTTGGTCGATGTTACAATCAGCTGGGCCAACGACCAGGACAAAAAGTACGCCGAATCGTGGTCAAAGAATGTGACACATTCTCTATTTGAGGCTCCGACATATACCTCAGGAGAGCCCGAAAAGCCGGTCACCAAGGCGGCGGCATAA